AAAAATCCTTGACAATGCTCAGGAGCATCGCCGCCGGACAGACACAGTCCGGTGCGCGAACTTTAATTACAGAGCGGAAAAGTGGCCGTGAAGCAGGTCATAAATAACAGTCAGGTAAGGGAACTTTTTCAGGGATTGCCAAGTGGTTCTCAAGCTGGAACTCAAGAAAGGCTGAAGCAGTGAAGCAGAGTTAACAGGGGCACCCCCAGTTTTTAAACGTAACAACCTCCTCCCCGTTTACACGGGAAGGAGGCCACACCGGTTAATTGTTGGGGAAGAAGTCGATCGGGAAAAGAATGGTGATCGTTGGAACACCGGCCTTTTCGCCGAAATTAAACCGCTTGACCCGCGCAACAATTTTGGCGTTGAGTGCCGGTGAATCCATATCACTGGACTCCACTTCCGCACGAGATACCGAACCATCCGGCTCGATGGTGATCTTCAGAACCATCTTGCCTTGCAGGGCCGGGTTATTCCGCAGCTCGCGATTGTAGATGCGATACAGCGAGGCCTTGTAGCGGTCGAAGACAATCTGAATCTCTTCATCAGTTCGAGATGGACCCACACCGTCACTGAGCGGCCTATCCTCACCGGCAAAGTCACCCTCGGTACCGATAGAACTCTCCACCCTGGAGAAGGCCACCCCCCCCAGGGATGAGCCAGTACCGCCAACATTGCGGCTCAACTCTGCGGTGTTAATGCCACCACTACCGGCAGCTGCGGCCGCTGTAATCAGCGAGCGCTGACTGCGATTCTCCTGCTTGCCGGCCGTACTCAGCTGGGTTTGCTGGCCCAGGCGATTGTCCAGATCATCCTGAATAAGGTCCTGGAAATTATCCTTGAAGGCCAGTACACCCGCGCGCTCAGCTTTCTTACGCGCTTGCTTTTTCTCCGTCTTAGAAGGCTTCGGCTCTTGCTTGGCGACCTTTTGCTCCTGCTTAGGCTTAGGCTTTTTCTCGTCCTTCTTGGGTTTCGTCTGCTCCGGCTTGGGCGGTGGCTTGGGCTTGGTTTTCTTCTCGATTACCAGCTTGGCCAAACGCTCGGGGATCTCGACTACCTGGGTTTCAGGCTCAGGCAGCACATACAGGGGAACCAGATAACCTAACAGCGCGGCCATGAACAGAGAGGCGAATACGCAAATCCGAAACCGTTTCTCGTCCTCCCCCTTGGTATGCCAGGGCATTTCCATCGGGCGAAAAGCCGGCTGTTCATACTCACGAGTGATTTCGAATTCAAATCTGGATTCTTCTTCCTCACGGCGCAACTCGTCAGCCTGCTCATCAAGAGCAAAAACTTCCTCATTACAGTATTCGATTTGATCGAGGATATCCCTGCGGGATTGATGCAGCTGATCCAGGCTTTCATTGAAATCTCGGGTGGATTCACCAATGCGTGTAATTACCCGTTCAGAAGCATCTGCTCGGTAGTCCTCAGCCCAGAACATCTCCCCTGCACCAGCTTCTTCGAGCTTGTGCAAGCGCTCTGAAATTTCATCGAGCAGCTGATACTTGGAGCCATGCGCCTGCAATTCAGCCAGCTTCTCTTCGATCTGCCGCTGCTCATCCTCGAGCAGATGCATACGCTGGCGAACCGCATTGAGCGTTTCGCTGACCGCCTGCTGTTGTTGAAGAAAATTACTCACAAACTTCCATTAACCCTGAGATGCTTTCTGAATAACCGCCAGTGATACCTTGGTGTAGCCCGCTTCGGTGCAGCTGGACATTACCTTTTTCAGCAAGCTGAACGGAATGCCTCTGTCCGCGAGAATATTCACTTCCGGTGGCTCTGGCCCCTCCTGCTCACCTTCTTCTCCCTCTCCTTCTTGAGCTGAGGCCAGGGCAACACCAATAGCCTTATCTAATTCTGCAATCATCGCCTGCTTAATCAGCTCGATGACAATTTCCTCACTTTCCAGTACTTCGCTGGTGGCAACAACGGATTTGGATTCCACCAGAATTTCCTCAGCCGTCACCATCAGGGTTACCGTTTCACTCGGCTTGGTCTCAACCACCGAATCCGGCAGTGTGATCACCTTGGGCGGCTCCAATGCTTCGTTACTGGAAGTATTGGTGAGGAGGAAAAACACCAGGATAGTGAATACATCCATCAGGGACGTCAGATTCATTCCTGAGGTTTTTTTGCGCTTATGGCTGCGAGCCATACGCTTCATACGTCGGCTTTCATGTCTCACGGCGCATCTCCTATGGAAATATCAGGAAACAGAATCACCTTCTCCACTGCTGACGGATCATTGGGATCACTGCCTTCAACCCGGACTTCAGCACCGCGCACGGTATCCATTACACCCACCAGGTGCTCATAGGCAATATCCGCCTCCATCAATAAAATAGAGTCGGTTTTTTCCGGGTAGCTGGCTTTCACCTGCAGCAAAAACTCGGTAAGTTTTTTCAGGTCGTAAACTTCAGCCGTTGGCAATACCTCAATTCCGTCGTCCTGTCCGGCAGTTTCCTCCACAGCCACTTCCGGCTGGGTGGAGTCCCCCTCACCGGAGACATTCAGGTTAGGGAAGCGGGCAATAACCTTTTCGCCATCGCTGATCTCCAGTGCCTCCGTACGCACTACGACTTCCACCGTCACCGTAGGGTCATCCGGGGCACCGCCGCCAGCTCCACTCGGCATGTTCAATTCCAGGATTGTCACCCGTGAAAACACCGCCGATACCAGTAGGAAGGGTACCAGTACCACCATCAGGTTCAGGAAGGCGGTGATATCCAGCTCCGGGGCCTCTTTATCTCTCCCGTGGCGCCGCCTTCTCATTATGCAGTTTCCGTTTGCTGTTCTTCGGTTTCGACTTCTTCGGTTTCAGCTTCTTCGGTTTTAGCTTCATCCGCAGGCTGCTTACCAGGCTGCTCTTCTGGCTTGGGCGCATCCATTTCGAAGCGGCGACGGGTTGAGCTATCAATCAGGTTGGAAGCTTTTACAGAAACCATTTCCAGGCTATCGATAATTTGACCCGTCAGGGAGTTGAGCAGCGCATGCACTATCAACAGGGGAATACCGGTCATCAGACCAAAGGCCGTGGTGTTCATCGCTACGGAAATACTGGCAGAAAGCAAGTCAGCTTTTTCCGCCGGGTTGGCATTGGCTACCGCAGTGAAGGCTTCGATCAAACCCATGATGGTACCGAGCAGGCCCAGCAACGTAGCGATATTGGAAAAGAGCGCTACATAAGGCGTGCGTTTTTCCAGCTGAGGAGTGATCTCCATCATGCTCTCTTCCATCGCGATCTCGATATCTTCGCGACGACGCACCGCACCCTGGCGTGCCAGACCCATGGACAGCAATTTACTCACACTGGAGTTATCCTGCTTAACCAGATTGCGCGCGCGATCAAAATCCCCGGAGGCGAGAACGGGTTGTAATTTATCCCACATGGCACGGTTGGTATGTCGCTCGTAGTGCAGGCGAATAAATCGTTCAATGGCTACGGCGCCGCCCAAAGCGGCAACGACGAGAATGGGGTACATAAAAGTACCGCCCGTCTGGAAAAACTCAATGACGCTGTTAAAAAAGTCCATTACAAACCCTCTTGAGAAATACTGCAGTAATTTGTTGCTGCTCCGGCCTCAACCGGAGAAAGGACGGCGTTAGTCGCCGGACAGGCTGAGCTGGTAGAACTCCAGCTCACGCATGAAAACTTCCTTGTCGAGCGGCTTGAGCTTGTCATCCATCAGGCTGGAGACAAGATCGCTTTCGACACCCACCTCGGAACTTTTCCAGGGGACAATATAGAGAGACTTGGGGGCTTCCTTATTACCGATAATGGAAATGCCCGATAACTCTTTGATCTTAGAGTCAACTTTCTTTTCTGTAGACCCTTTCGCTTCTTCACTCCCGGATTGGGCAAAAGCTGTGGGGAGCCCGGTGAGGCAAACTGCCAGTAGCAAAATCCATTTCAACCTCAATGTCACTTGCCAGTCCTCCGCTTGAGATCGGCCAACCAGATGGATACATCCTGGTCTTCCGGCTCCAATTGTACGTATTGTTGGAATTGTGCCAGAGCGCACTGGAGATCTTGCAGATAGAGATCACACAATATGCCAAGGTTTTTAATCAAAGGCAGGTATTCGGGGTTTTCTGCCAAGGCATTCACATAAATTTTTCGCGCATCGGCGAAGCGACCCTGCTTACGATAAAGTACCGCCAGCTCATTGGTCGCCACTGGATGCTCCGCATCCAGCTCCAGAGCTTTGAGGAAAGCTTCCTCCGCATCTTTTTCGCTGCCAACCTGGTAGTGCGCTATTCCAAGATTGATATAGGGCGCGGGAAGTCGCTGCTCCCTCTCAACGACCGACTGCAGCAAATTAATAGCAGACTCATATTTCTCTTCAGCCAGATATTCCAGCGAGCGTTCAAAATCCCGGCTAACACTGCCGGAAACCTTCACAGAAGAATAATCGGAAATTTTTCCAGTTTTGGTATTAGTCCCCACACAGGCGGATAGAAGCAGCGCGAGCCCCACCAGGAAAAATCTTCGCAACCTTGTTTGCATAACTCTCAGCTCCACTCTTGCCACTATCAACCCGGCAACTTTATTGATTTCCAGACCACTATTTACAGTTAATGACCAGAAACCGCTTCACCAGCACCCAGCTCTGGCTCTGGCGGCAGGGGCACAATGCTTTGCAGGTACCCCCCAGCCTCTTCAGCCCTTGCGTAGCGCGCAGGCATCAGTCCGGCAAGCTTAGCGATGCTCTTGTCGACCCAGGGGTTGTAGATACCGACCCCGAGAAGTTCGACATTCTTTTCATGCACTGAAATCGCCTTCTCCTCGAACGGATAAATCTGGTCTTCCAGGGCCAGTTCGTATTCCTCCAACTCAAGCGCGTTCAAGTTGGTGGGGCGCTCAGAGTCTTTAAGTGACTGACTAAAGTGCAGATAGATCTCCGCAAGGTAATAAGTAGCTGCAGCGGTAACATCCGCTACCTGATAATCAATCAGGTCGGTGAAAGCGCCAATAGCAGCCTTCATCCGCTTGCGTTTCAGGTTCAGGTTTTTCTCAATGGGCTTTACCAGGGTCACCTGGGTGAAGGCCTGGTAACTCGGCTCAGCGAGTTGCAGTGCGGCATTACCGGCGAGATAACGGGTACGGTCACTGCGCTGGGAGCCGCCGCGCAGTTCGATACGCACCATTTCGCGCAGCTCTTTCATGTAGAGCTTTTCATTGCTATCTGCTTTATAAATATCAGCAATTCTCTGGCGGGTCTCCAGTGCCGGCTCCATTGGATTGGGGAACAAGCCTACATATCGGCGCAGTACTGCCAGTGCTTTTTTGCTGTCCCCTGCCGCGCTATAGAGATCCGCCGCCTGGGTCAGAGCTTCGCGGCGGATTTCCTCATCCTCAGATTCGCGCTCAATACGCTCGAACTCCGCAGCAGCCAACAGCAGCTCACCACTCTCCTGATAAACCACGGCCAGTTTCTTGGTGACATCTTTTGCCAGCTCATGCTCTGGGAAATTGGTGCGGAAATTGTTAAGCACCGTTGCAGCCTGGGCCCAATCTTTCAAAATGATCAGGGAAGCTGCCGCATCGTATTCTGCAGTCGCTAACAGGGTTGCTCCCGGAGCGGCGGCGCGAATACGCAGGAAGTGCCCAGCAGCCGTGACATGATCTTCCTGCTTGCGGGCCATATCACCCTGCTGGTAAATAGAAGCCGCCAGGTTATCGACAAGCCCGGCACGATCCTTGGCATCGGCAGCAGTGAGATTCAGGGTTTCTCCGTAGGCTACCTCTGCATCCACAAACGCCTGTACATCAAACGAGGCATGGGCTACCAGCATCCAACTGGAGCGACGAATTTCCTGCTCCGCCGCCGGGAATTTCTCCAGCAACAGGCGACCATTTTCGATAGTAGGTACGTAGTCCTTGAGACCATACAAATCCTCCACTGCACCCAACATCACCTGGGCCGCCTTTTCGTGCTGCGCGAAAGTATCGGCGAAGGTGAGCGATGAACGGATAATTTCACGCAGCAGGGGAGCGCGCTGTTCCGCAGAGGCTTCTTTCAGATTATTTGCCAGATGCTCGCGGTAGGCATAGACCGCCGCATAGCCAGCTTCACTGGAATCTTTGTGTGCCGGATACTCATAGGCGGTGCGTTCATATTCCAGGGCAGAGCCATGGAAATCACGATTCTCCAGCATCAGGCCCGCGAGTTGATAGTTGATCTCCGCTGCGCGCTCCGTTTCGCGGAAGGATTGCAGATAACTGCGATACCAGTGAATCGCCTCACGATAGTGCTCGGCCTTTTTATCCTTAAGCTTTTTGTTTTGGTAGGCGGCGTGATAATGACTGGCCAGGTCGATCAGGTTCGCCTGTAGGAACTCAACCACCTCTCCATACTCATTGATATCAAACACAGTCCAATATTCAGCTTTGAGGGCGTAGGTATTGGCAAAGGATTTCTTGGCATCCAGAACCAGTTTGGGGAATCCGCCCTTACCATAAATTTCGATCACCCGAATGGAGAAGTCCGCGGAAACCTTGTGGAGTGGATTGCGCTCAACAAAAGCGGTATAGGATTTAGCCGAATCCTGGTAGCGGCGCTTCTCCAGATAGTACTCACCCAGGTGGCTGTACACTAGGTATTCATACTCGCGTGCACCCTTGCGGGTAAAATAATCGACAATGGAATCTGGACCTTCCATGTAGGAGAAACTCAAACTCACCACGCGGAATGTATCTTCAACGTGCTTGCGCTCTACCTCATTGGTCTGCTGGTCAAAGTCATACCCCTGGGAAACCTTATAATCGAGCATGGCAACATAATCGTTCAATGCCATCTCATACATATCCTGCTTGAACAGGGACCAGCCGCGTTTGTACAGGGCCAACTCATAGAAACTGGAAACCACTCCGATGCCGATTACCTTACCGTAGGCATCCTCAGCATCCAGGTATTTCTTGCGGGTAAAGTAGTATTCCCCTAGACGAAACCACGATTCATCGATATGGCGGGAATCAGGATATTTGGCAACCAGCTGTCGCAACACATCCACCGCCTGGTCAATCTGGCCAGCCTCCTCATAAGCTCGCGAGAGCTGGTACATCACCTGATCATTGCGGTCGTACAGGGGATATTTTTTCAGCAGCTCAAGATACAGGTTGATAGCTTCACGGGCGTTTGCCGACATCAATGCATCGGGGTCATTTGCAGGTACAGGCAGGGAAGTGTTGTCCGCGGCAATCTCAAAACTGCCGCTAGCGCGCGCCTCAAACTCAGCGTCCGACTCTGTGTCACCACCGTCTTCCGCTACTGCTTTCTCAACTTGAGCAATCGGTGCTGACACTTCAGCAGGTGCATCAAGGGAGTTATCTGCGGTCACCACTGGAGCATCAATGGCAACCACCGCTCCACTTGTACTCGCTGCGCTTGCATTGCTGACGATGCCATCAATGGCCGCATCCTCAGCGCGGTGCGCCTGCTTGATTTTCAGATCGGCAATGCGCCGCATTGCCTCGGGCGTGAGGTTGGATTCGGGCGTTTCCTGTAAATAGCGCTGATAACTGGCCAGGGCTTTTTCGAGACTTCCGTCGATATATTCTTCTTTAATCTCGATATCGACATTCTGCAGGCTGCCAATAGTTTTGCCATTATTGACCGCACAGGCATTGAGCAACAATGCAATACCAACCAGGGTGCAACGGCGCACAATAGCCATGCTCGACAAGCCAATAGGTTTATTAAACCAGGGCATCAGGCTTCACCCTCTTCGCTTTCTTCCGCTTCCAGTTCCGGAGGATTTTCCCCGGGCAAAGGTTCAGGCTGGGCCTCGCGGTGCTGTTCAATTTTACGCTGATCTTCGCGCTGCTCCTGCAGCTCGTTGGCACGGTCGAAACTGTCGGCCAGGGCGAAACGGGCTTTTATTTGGTAGCTCTCCAACTGGGTACGACGGCGCTCCAACTCTTGTATTGCCAAAGCTTCAAGCATTCTGCCCTGACGCGCCATCAGCACTTCCAGGCGCTGCTGGGTACTGCGAATCTGCGCACGCAGCCGGGTGATATCTTCGTCGTAGCCGGTATAACTGTGGGTGGCTGCCTGTCGGCTGCGCACATAGGATTGATAAACTGTCTGCAGCTTTTCAATTTCCACATTGAGTTGCTGCAGATGCTTATAGGCTTCCGTAAGCCTGCCGTCATACTCTGTTGAGAGACGCAAATCCAAAACGCCCTGAAGGCGCTCTACCCTGCTGCGGGTCGATTCAGTGAACTCCTGAGGACTCTCGGCAATCCGGCTGTGCAGCTCTATCAATTCCAGTCGCGCCTCCTGCTCATCAGCAGTGGCAAGATATTCGGGGCGGCGAGAAACCAGCATCTGTTCAATACGACTGGCAAATTTATCGCGCTGCTCAAAACGCAGCTTGATGCGAGCATCCAGTTTGCGAAATTGGTCATCAAGTTGTGGTAGCAGCGGTTCGTAGTAGGCCCTGCGGATACCGATAATATTCTCGTAGGCACTCAGGCTTTTGAGCCACTCCTCATTGCGCTCGTAGAGATCATTCAAGTCGCGGTAGTTGCGCAGGAATTCCTGGTAATCATTAGAGGCCATCAGATCGAGGAGATAATGGGTCTCCGGCGCATCCGGCAGGTTGCGCAGTGCCACCACCCAGTTCTGTACCTGGGTAGCCTCTTTGCGGCGCAGTGCTTCCAGAAATTTCCCTGTGCGGATACTGTTAATTGAGGCCGTCAGCGTATCAATTTCATTGCCAAAGGCGTCCAGTGCACGGCCGTAGTTAATCGCCGCCGTACTGTGTACATCCAACTTGCCGTATGCGTAGGGCACGGCGAGCATGGACTCCTGCACGGACTCGTTAGTGCCTTTGCGATCCTGCAGCATTTTCCAGGGCACCAGTGCCCGGTCGTAACGACCAGCGCGAGCTTCCACCCAACCCGCACCGAGCAACGCGCGGTTGGAAAATGGACCTTCAAGATTCACACGGTCAAAATACGGGCGCGCCAGCTGTAATTCGCCAGCTTCCATCAAGTGGGAACCGAGCAACAGGTTGGTCTTGTCATACAGTGCCTGCTCGGCAGCTTTCCCACTGCTCTTTTTACCCAGAGCAGTCAGTTCCAATATACCGCGGGCTTCCTCACCGGATTTTAGCTGGGCAATACCGAGGTTGAACTCGACAAAGCCGGCCAGAGACTCGTCTCCCTTCAGGTCTTTGAGCAACTCAACGGCTTCATCAAAACGGCCCAACTGCATAAACACCCGCGCGCGCAAAAATTGCTCTTGCGAGCGCACACGCATGGGCACCCGCCCCTCAATCATTTCCAGCGCATGTAAGGCATTGGCCGGCTGCTGCTTGTGGTAATGGATCTTCGCCAGGCGATAGGCTGCCTCATTGCGCACCGGCTGAGAAACATCGCCTTGCAACACCGCCTCAATGGCACGGCCTGCTTCGCGGTGCATGCGATAGGAAAGTTCCAGGTCCCCCACAGAGAACTCTGCCTGCCCCAAGTGCGCACTGAAGGGATCAAGTTCCGGTTCATCCAGGCGGTGAAATTGAGCCAACTCGGTATCCAGGGCCACTATCGCATCGAAATAGTTTTCCTGGTGAGCGTGGAACATAGCCGAGCCGAAAAACAGATCTCGCAGTTCCTCATTCTCTTCGGCTTTAGCCATTCCGGTAAAAACAGATAAGGTACACAGCGAGGCAGCCAAAACCCGCAGCGTCGCCTTTACCTGGCCCGGCAGTACCGATAGCAGAGAAGTACGCATGATTACCAGTCCTTGAAGTTAATCTCAGACTCGGTCCCCAAAATACTGATCTCGACAAACTTCGGCCCCACAGCCTTGTCTACCTGATAAGAGGCATCAGCCCGATATTCCCTTCCCGAGGAAGTTTTGCCAATAAAACGCACTTCTAATGGATGCGCACCGGCTTGTACATTGCCCGTGTAAATCTTTTGCACCCCGCCTTTTTGCAGGGACTCAATCTCGCGGTAAGTGTAAAGGTGATGCGCAACAATCTCGCCATTGAGCTTGACCTCTACGGATTCCAACTCAAATGGCCGCTCATCGGCAATGGAGACAAAAAAAGCCACCTGGGTATTGGAGGGGAATAGCAGCTTCTCCTCCAGTTGCGCCAAGGTAGCAGTCAGGTCGATTACATCCTTTTTTACGTCCTGGATTTGCTCATCCAGGCCACGGATATCATCACGACTGACATCTTGCGCAGTTACCACGCTTGTCAGTAGCAAAAGGATTGTTACCTGTAGAATTCTGAACATGTGACCTACCTCTGACCCTACCTTTAACAATGAATACCAGCTATGCGGAGACCCTCGCGGGCCACATTGAAATGCCTGTACACAGGGACCTTTCAGCCAGCGGCATTGTATTGAATAGGAGAAAGGGCAGATGTGAGGAAAGTCAAATCTAGCGAAACAGACAGGTATGAATTTTCTGAAGTTTAGAAGGGAGCAAGGGGGAAGAGTGTGAGGCAGTTCGCACATTCCTTGCAAGAAGACATTGAGTGCGGGGTGAAGAGAATTTGCTTTTTCACGAAAGGCTATATGGACTCAAGTCAAAAACTTACAGGAATAAGGCTTTTGTACTTAAAGCCTCCAGTCTGTTTTTTTAGTGCCGCTCCCGGTTTTTTGGGGCGGCACTGCACCCGAGTCAAATTCACCCTTTTAGCTTTGAAAGGCTTTATGCTGTAGCGGGTTCTTCCATTGAGATAATTACTTTGCCTTTGGCACGACCGGCAGCAAGATAGGACAGCGCTTCTTTACTCTGCTCAAAAGCGTAAGTTTTATCTATAACTGGGGTGATAATTTTATCCTGGTAAAGGTTCCCCAATTCCTGTAACTGCTTACCATTGGCCTTCATAATCACCATCCGGTAAAGAGCGGACTTCGCCTCGGCCGCTTTCATCAGCTTGCGGGACTTGAGAGCGAGCAGTTTGCGGATCAGCCAGCCCAAGCCGAGCTCTTCGGTAGTCTGTGGGTCCAGATCACCGGAAATCGATACCACACGCCCGCCAGTTTTAATAACTTTGAAAGCATCCAACGTGTAATGGCCACCCAGGGTATCGAACACCACATCCATATCGGAGAGCAGGTCCTGGTAATTTTGCTTTTTGTAGTCAATGACAAGATCAGCACCCAGCGCCTTTACCCAGCCAACATTCGCCGTGCTGGTAGTCGTCACCACATAGGCACCGAAGGATTTGGCCAGCTGGATTGCCATAGAGCCGATTCCACCTGAGCCAGCATGAATCAGCACTTTATCACCCTGCTTCAGCCCGGCAACTTGAACCAGGGACTGGTAGGAAGTCAGCCCCACCAGCGGAATGCCGGCCGCCTCCTGATGCGAAAGGTTTTGTGGCTTTGGGGCCACGTGGGAAGCGTGCACAGCTATAAACTCCGCCACGGTGCCCACATGCTCCTCTCCAACACGGGCAAACACCTGGTCGCCCTCTCTAAAGTGGGTGACCCCCTTGCCTACAGCGACCACCTCACCACTGACATCCCTGCCGACACCGGCTGGGAAGCTTTCCTTGCGCATCGCTTTGAGGTCCCCGCGCAGGACCATATTATCAACGGGGTTCACGCTGGCGGCATATACACGCACCAAGATCTCATCAACTTTGGGGCTTGGCATATTTGCAGATTGAAATTCCAGACTACTTTCAATATCCCCATAACGGGTCATTCTCAACGCTTTCATAAATCTCTCTGACTTTCAGATCAACACAGTATGAAAGCGATAGTGCCTTTTGTTCTCACAAGGAAACAGATAGTAAATGGTGGAAGTCTTTTGTCTTTACAACAATAATCAGGAGATTATAAAGGCTAGAAAGGGGGTAATAGAGGCCATTATGGACAAAATAAGAGCATTACGCTATTTCAAACGTGTTGCAGAACTGAGCAGTTTCTCTGCTGTGGCCAAGGAGTTTGATGTGCCAGCCTCCTCCATTTCCCGCCGTGTACGCGACTTGGAGCAATCCTTGGGGGTCGAGTTATTACAACGCAGCACCCGACAGGTTGAAGTGACTGAGTTGGGCAAACTGTACTATTCGATGGTCACTGAAGCCATTCGGCAACTGGAGCAGGCTGACGAACTTGTTAGCCAAACTTTTGAGGCCCCCAGCGGCC
This DNA window, taken from Microbulbifer sp. GL-2, encodes the following:
- a CDS encoding AgmX/PglI C-terminal domain-containing protein, with the translated sequence MSNFLQQQQAVSETLNAVRQRMHLLEDEQRQIEEKLAELQAHGSKYQLLDEISERLHKLEEAGAGEMFWAEDYRADASERVITRIGESTRDFNESLDQLHQSRRDILDQIEYCNEEVFALDEQADELRREEEESRFEFEITREYEQPAFRPMEMPWHTKGEDEKRFRICVFASLFMAALLGYLVPLYVLPEPETQVVEIPERLAKLVIEKKTKPKPPPKPEQTKPKKDEKKPKPKQEQKVAKQEPKPSKTEKKQARKKAERAGVLAFKDNFQDLIQDDLDNRLGQQTQLSTAGKQENRSQRSLITAAAAAGSGGINTAELSRNVGGTGSSLGGVAFSRVESSIGTEGDFAGEDRPLSDGVGPSRTDEEIQIVFDRYKASLYRIYNRELRNNPALQGKMVLKITIEPDGSVSRAEVESSDMDSPALNAKIVARVKRFNFGEKAGVPTITILFPIDFFPNN
- a CDS encoding biopolymer transporter ExbD, whose translation is MRHESRRMKRMARSHKRKKTSGMNLTSLMDVFTILVFFLLTNTSSNEALEPPKVITLPDSVVETKPSETVTLMVTAEEILVESKSVVATSEVLESEEIVIELIKQAMIAELDKAIGVALASAQEGEGEEGEQEGPEPPEVNILADRGIPFSLLKKVMSSCTEAGYTKVSLAVIQKASQG
- a CDS encoding biopolymer transporter ExbD; its protein translation is MRRRRHGRDKEAPELDITAFLNLMVVLVPFLLVSAVFSRVTILELNMPSGAGGGAPDDPTVTVEVVVRTEALEISDGEKVIARFPNLNVSGEGDSTQPEVAVEETAGQDDGIEVLPTAEVYDLKKLTEFLLQVKASYPEKTDSILLMEADIAYEHLVGVMDTVRGAEVRVEGSDPNDPSAVEKVILFPDISIGDAP
- a CDS encoding MotA/TolQ/ExbB proton channel family protein, whose translation is MDFFNSVIEFFQTGGTFMYPILVVAALGGAVAIERFIRLHYERHTNRAMWDKLQPVLASGDFDRARNLVKQDNSSVSKLLSMGLARQGAVRRREDIEIAMEESMMEITPQLEKRTPYVALFSNIATLLGLLGTIMGLIEAFTAVANANPAEKADLLSASISVAMNTTAFGLMTGIPLLIVHALLNSLTGQIIDSLEMVSVKASNLIDSSTRRRFEMDAPKPEEQPGKQPADEAKTEEAETEEVETEEQQTETA
- a CDS encoding tetratricopeptide repeat protein, whose protein sequence is MQTRLRRFFLVGLALLLSACVGTNTKTGKISDYSSVKVSGSVSRDFERSLEYLAEEKYESAINLLQSVVEREQRLPAPYINLGIAHYQVGSEKDAEEAFLKALELDAEHPVATNELAVLYRKQGRFADARKIYVNALAENPEYLPLIKNLGILCDLYLQDLQCALAQFQQYVQLEPEDQDVSIWLADLKRRTGK
- a CDS encoding tetratricopeptide repeat protein — its product is MPWFNKPIGLSSMAIVRRCTLVGIALLLNACAVNNGKTIGSLQNVDIEIKEEYIDGSLEKALASYQRYLQETPESNLTPEAMRRIADLKIKQAHRAEDAAIDGIVSNASAASTSGAVVAIDAPVVTADNSLDAPAEVSAPIAQVEKAVAEDGGDTESDAEFEARASGSFEIAADNTSLPVPANDPDALMSANAREAINLYLELLKKYPLYDRNDQVMYQLSRAYEEAGQIDQAVDVLRQLVAKYPDSRHIDESWFRLGEYYFTRKKYLDAEDAYGKVIGIGVVSSFYELALYKRGWSLFKQDMYEMALNDYVAMLDYKVSQGYDFDQQTNEVERKHVEDTFRVVSLSFSYMEGPDSIVDYFTRKGAREYEYLVYSHLGEYYLEKRRYQDSAKSYTAFVERNPLHKVSADFSIRVIEIYGKGGFPKLVLDAKKSFANTYALKAEYWTVFDINEYGEVVEFLQANLIDLASHYHAAYQNKKLKDKKAEHYREAIHWYRSYLQSFRETERAAEINYQLAGLMLENRDFHGSALEYERTAYEYPAHKDSSEAGYAAVYAYREHLANNLKEASAEQRAPLLREIIRSSLTFADTFAQHEKAAQVMLGAVEDLYGLKDYVPTIENGRLLLEKFPAAEQEIRRSSWMLVAHASFDVQAFVDAEVAYGETLNLTAADAKDRAGLVDNLAASIYQQGDMARKQEDHVTAAGHFLRIRAAAPGATLLATAEYDAAASLIILKDWAQAATVLNNFRTNFPEHELAKDVTKKLAVVYQESGELLLAAAEFERIERESEDEEIRREALTQAADLYSAAGDSKKALAVLRRYVGLFPNPMEPALETRQRIADIYKADSNEKLYMKELREMVRIELRGGSQRSDRTRYLAGNAALQLAEPSYQAFTQVTLVKPIEKNLNLKRKRMKAAIGAFTDLIDYQVADVTAAATYYLAEIYLHFSQSLKDSERPTNLNALELEEYELALEDQIYPFEEKAISVHEKNVELLGVGIYNPWVDKSIAKLAGLMPARYARAEEAGGYLQSIVPLPPEPELGAGEAVSGH
- a CDS encoding tetratricopeptide repeat protein, with the protein product MRTSLLSVLPGQVKATLRVLAASLCTLSVFTGMAKAEENEELRDLFFGSAMFHAHQENYFDAIVALDTELAQFHRLDEPELDPFSAHLGQAEFSVGDLELSYRMHREAGRAIEAVLQGDVSQPVRNEAAYRLAKIHYHKQQPANALHALEMIEGRVPMRVRSQEQFLRARVFMQLGRFDEAVELLKDLKGDESLAGFVEFNLGIAQLKSGEEARGILELTALGKKSSGKAAEQALYDKTNLLLGSHLMEAGELQLARPYFDRVNLEGPFSNRALLGAGWVEARAGRYDRALVPWKMLQDRKGTNESVQESMLAVPYAYGKLDVHSTAAINYGRALDAFGNEIDTLTASINSIRTGKFLEALRRKEATQVQNWVVALRNLPDAPETHYLLDLMASNDYQEFLRNYRDLNDLYERNEEWLKSLSAYENIIGIRRAYYEPLLPQLDDQFRKLDARIKLRFEQRDKFASRIEQMLVSRRPEYLATADEQEARLELIELHSRIAESPQEFTESTRSRVERLQGVLDLRLSTEYDGRLTEAYKHLQQLNVEIEKLQTVYQSYVRSRQAATHSYTGYDEDITRLRAQIRSTQQRLEVLMARQGRMLEALAIQELERRRTQLESYQIKARFALADSFDRANELQEQREDQRKIEQHREAQPEPLPGENPPELEAEESEEGEA
- a CDS encoding NADP-dependent oxidoreductase; the encoded protein is MKALRMTRYGDIESSLEFQSANMPSPKVDEILVRVYAASVNPVDNMVLRGDLKAMRKESFPAGVGRDVSGEVVAVGKGVTHFREGDQVFARVGEEHVGTVAEFIAVHASHVAPKPQNLSHQEAAGIPLVGLTSYQSLVQVAGLKQGDKVLIHAGSGGIGSMAIQLAKSFGAYVVTTTSTANVGWVKALGADLVIDYKKQNYQDLLSDMDVVFDTLGGHYTLDAFKVIKTGGRVVSISGDLDPQTTEELGLGWLIRKLLALKSRKLMKAAEAKSALYRMVIMKANGKQLQELGNLYQDKIITPVIDKTYAFEQSKEALSYLAAGRAKGKVIISMEEPATA